One Phycisphaeraceae bacterium genomic window carries:
- a CDS encoding rhomboid family intramembrane serine protease, translating to MYIPLGTDRPLRLPTLTTYALLASNAIMFIAQMLVDSGARAGGATPLTDALMLAPGSPFWTYLTYQFMHGDIWHFAGNMLVLWVFGPNVEDRFGRLWFLLFYLVGGVIAGAVHMLVDNTAVIGASGSIAAVTGAYLVLFPRTRIRGFLFFFLIMPLVIPATWFIGFAIFRDIAMRGIGSGNVATAAHLGGYAFGISVAFALLGTGVLAREPYDLLTLFKQSRRRRRFKELSVRNDPWTARPTEPAADERTRRARAETDDQRMRLRSNLTRAVGTGDADAAERAYAALLDAHADDTLPRAAQLSLANLLFASGKHEPASTAYAAFLRANPYDAESARVRLMSALLAGRYLNDPVRAKTLLRECEGKLRRDDEIAMWESLWAELG from the coding sequence GTGTACATCCCACTCGGCACAGATCGACCTCTCCGGCTCCCGACGCTGACCACCTACGCGCTGCTCGCGAGCAACGCGATCATGTTCATCGCGCAGATGCTCGTCGATTCCGGAGCACGCGCCGGCGGCGCCACGCCCCTGACCGACGCGCTCATGCTCGCGCCGGGCTCTCCGTTCTGGACCTACCTGACCTACCAGTTCATGCACGGCGACATCTGGCACTTCGCCGGCAACATGCTGGTGCTCTGGGTCTTCGGGCCCAACGTCGAGGACCGCTTCGGGCGCCTCTGGTTCCTGCTGTTCTATCTCGTCGGGGGGGTCATCGCGGGCGCGGTGCACATGCTCGTCGACAACACCGCGGTGATCGGGGCCAGCGGGTCCATCGCCGCCGTCACCGGCGCCTATCTGGTGCTGTTCCCTCGCACGCGCATCCGCGGGTTCCTGTTCTTCTTCCTCATCATGCCCCTGGTCATCCCGGCGACCTGGTTCATCGGCTTCGCGATCTTCCGCGACATCGCCATGCGCGGCATCGGGAGCGGGAATGTCGCGACGGCGGCACACCTCGGGGGCTACGCCTTCGGCATCTCGGTCGCGTTCGCGCTCCTGGGGACCGGCGTCCTCGCCCGCGAGCCCTACGACCTGCTGACGCTGTTCAAGCAGTCGCGCCGGCGCAGGCGTTTCAAGGAGCTCAGCGTCAGGAACGACCCGTGGACGGCCCGCCCGACCGAGCCCGCTGCCGACGAGCGCACGCGCCGGGCTCGCGCCGAGACCGACGATCAACGCATGCGCCTGCGCTCGAACCTGACGCGCGCCGTGGGCACGGGCGACGCAGACGCCGCCGAGCGCGCCTACGCCGCGCTCCTCGACGCGCACGCCGACGACACGCTCCCCCGCGCCGCCCAGCTCTCGCTCGCGAATCTGCTGTTCGCGTCCGGCAAGCACGAGCCGGCGTCGACCGCCTACGCGGCGTTCCTCAGGGCCAACCCCTACGACGCCGAATCGGCTCGCGTCCGGCTGATGTCGGCGCTGCTCGCCGGCAGGTACCTCAACGACCCGGTGCGCGCGAAGACCCTGCTGCGCGAGTGCGAGGGCAAGCTGCGCAGGGACGACGAGATCGCGATGTGGGAATCGCTCTGGGCCGAGCTGGGCTGA
- a CDS encoding aminodeoxychorismate/anthranilate synthase component II, protein MILVIDNYDSFTWNLVHALSLASSALGLGHEVRVVRNDALRAHDAAAMSPSCVVLSPGPCGPRDAGVCVDLVRTLAGRTPILGVCLGHQAIAEAFGMPVTRAPTPVHGKACELVHDGRGVFAGLPSPLRAARYHSLHTGADAVERARDASGRWEVSAWTTDRTSDAETRIVMGLRRVWNAPGLAPVEGVQFHPESYLTERGIEMLANFLRMTPGRAGDPRPGATPATIVPSR, encoded by the coding sequence GTGATCCTCGTCATCGACAACTACGACAGCTTCACCTGGAACCTCGTCCACGCGCTGTCTCTCGCGAGCAGCGCACTGGGCCTGGGCCACGAGGTGCGCGTCGTCCGCAACGACGCGCTGCGCGCGCACGACGCCGCCGCGATGTCGCCCTCGTGCGTCGTGCTCTCGCCCGGCCCGTGCGGCCCGCGCGACGCGGGGGTCTGCGTCGATCTCGTGCGCACCCTCGCCGGGCGGACGCCGATCCTCGGCGTGTGCCTCGGGCACCAGGCCATCGCCGAAGCGTTCGGCATGCCCGTGACGCGCGCGCCCACGCCCGTTCACGGCAAGGCGTGCGAGCTCGTCCACGACGGTCGCGGCGTGTTCGCCGGGCTGCCCTCGCCCCTGCGCGCGGCGCGGTACCACAGTCTGCACACCGGCGCGGACGCCGTCGAGCGGGCGCGCGACGCGTCCGGGCGCTGGGAGGTCAGCGCGTGGACCACGGACCGCACGAGCGACGCAGAGACCCGCATCGTGATGGGCCTGCGCCGGGTCTGGAACGCCCCCGGCCTGGCGCCGGTCGAGGGGGTCCAGTTCCACCCCGAGAGCTACCTGACCGAACGAGGGATCGAGATGCTCGCGAACTTCCTGAGGATGACGCCCGGACGCGCCGGCGATCCACGCCCCGGCGCGACGCCGGCTACGATCGTGCCCTCACGCTGA
- a CDS encoding DUF1444 family protein: protein MPQQPEAFCDQVRAMLERMRPDLEVDTSGPNELIVDGRRLDLENLYRMVIQDPDRGVEIVEQYLDHLFAGEAITAAAMPLEMARQRIMPRIQPESIFQRLSREQVAHVPFVNDTVIVFVIDLPHVTVSVTTEQIVRWGVSVEDLEDIARKNLRMFTPKLPYRLIEHDSGGKAAIIAEQDGYDAARLLLNDLHQQLAPRLGGDFFVATPARDVLVAVSAAPDELLSKVHEKVDRDYRRMPYPISSRYFFVTRDGIAGTDEACDRDQAA from the coding sequence ATGCCCCAGCAACCAGAAGCGTTCTGCGACCAGGTCCGAGCGATGCTCGAGCGCATGCGACCCGACCTGGAGGTCGACACCAGCGGGCCCAACGAGCTCATCGTCGATGGGCGACGCCTCGACCTTGAGAACCTGTACAGGATGGTCATCCAGGACCCCGACCGCGGCGTCGAGATCGTCGAGCAGTACCTCGACCACCTCTTCGCGGGCGAGGCGATCACCGCCGCTGCCATGCCCCTCGAGATGGCACGCCAGCGGATCATGCCTCGCATCCAGCCCGAATCGATCTTCCAGCGACTCTCGCGCGAGCAGGTGGCCCATGTGCCCTTCGTCAACGACACGGTGATCGTGTTCGTCATCGACCTGCCCCACGTCACGGTCAGCGTCACGACCGAGCAGATCGTGCGCTGGGGCGTCAGCGTCGAGGACCTCGAGGATATCGCCCGCAAGAACCTGCGCATGTTCACGCCCAAGCTCCCCTACCGGCTCATCGAGCACGACAGCGGCGGCAAGGCGGCGATCATCGCCGAGCAGGACGGCTACGACGCGGCGCGCCTCCTCCTCAACGACCTGCACCAGCAGCTCGCGCCCCGGCTCGGGGGCGACTTCTTCGTCGCCACCCCGGCGCGCGACGTGCTCGTCGCCGTCTCGGCGGCGCCCGACGAGTTGCTCTCCAAGGTCCACGAGAAGGTCGATCGCGACTACCGTCGAATGCCCTACCCCATCAGCTCGCGCTACTTCTTCGTGACGCGCGACGGAATCGCGGGCACCGACGAGGCGTGCGACCGCGATCAGGCCGCCTGA
- the kdsA gene encoding 3-deoxy-8-phosphooctulonate synthase has product MSRVCEVASKPGSGVKPVVIGARNPLAIIAGPCVLESVELCLAVGRAMRDACDAAGAQYIFKASFDKANRTSIGSSRGPGIRQGLDALAGIRETLGVPVTTDIHEPEHAALAAEVVDILQIPAFLCRQTDLLLAAGEAGASKGCAVNVKKGQFLSPREMSGPLKKLAQTGCRDLMFTERGTFFGYHRLVNDFIGVVDMIELAGDDSPPVCFDATHSTQLPGATDTTGGRPERAGMLAKAAVAAGVHAVFLECHTAPRQALSDASTMLDVREAAALVPTLLAVRRASGHA; this is encoded by the coding sequence ATGTCGAGAGTCTGCGAAGTCGCGTCCAAGCCCGGTTCCGGCGTCAAGCCCGTGGTTATCGGCGCACGAAACCCCCTCGCGATCATCGCCGGGCCGTGCGTGCTCGAGTCGGTCGAGTTGTGCCTTGCCGTGGGGCGTGCGATGCGCGACGCGTGCGACGCCGCCGGCGCGCAGTACATCTTCAAGGCCAGCTTCGACAAGGCCAACCGCACGAGCATCGGTTCCTCGCGCGGGCCGGGCATCCGCCAGGGCCTCGACGCGCTCGCCGGAATCCGCGAGACGCTGGGCGTGCCCGTCACCACCGACATCCACGAGCCCGAGCACGCGGCCCTCGCGGCGGAGGTGGTCGACATCCTGCAGATCCCGGCGTTCCTGTGCCGCCAGACCGACCTGCTGCTGGCCGCCGGCGAGGCGGGCGCGTCGAAGGGGTGCGCCGTCAATGTCAAGAAGGGTCAGTTCCTCTCGCCGCGCGAGATGAGCGGGCCGCTGAAGAAGCTCGCGCAGACCGGCTGCCGCGACCTCATGTTCACCGAGCGGGGGACTTTCTTCGGGTATCACCGTCTGGTGAACGACTTCATCGGGGTCGTCGACATGATCGAGCTGGCGGGCGACGACTCGCCCCCGGTGTGCTTCGACGCGACCCACTCGACGCAGCTGCCCGGCGCGACCGACACCACCGGGGGGCGTCCCGAGCGCGCCGGGATGCTCGCCAAGGCCGCCGTCGCCGCCGGCGTGCACGCCGTCTTCCTCGAATGCCACACAGCCCCTCGCCAGGCCCTGTCCGACGCGAGCACGATGCTCGACGTCCGCGAAGCCGCGGCGCTGGTCCCCACGCTGCTCGCGGTCCGTCGCGCGTCCGGGCACGCGTGA
- a CDS encoding UvrB/UvrC motif-containing protein, with protein sequence MKCEVPGCQNEATVHEVVIKSGKKVERHLCEQHAQTEGVVVAHTPINELLTKFVMTQAGAQAEQARPAECPTCGSTWAEFREKGLLGCPDCYDTFEEQLTPLLSRAHEGATHHVGRTPKRAGISAGLHRELTALRRELEDAIRSEEYEKAASIRDRIRKLHGEQGGEPESKPARTAPAEQGKARRAGDQRPEEERG encoded by the coding sequence ATGAAGTGCGAGGTCCCCGGCTGCCAGAATGAAGCGACCGTTCACGAGGTCGTGATCAAGAGCGGCAAGAAGGTCGAGCGGCACCTCTGCGAGCAGCACGCCCAGACCGAGGGCGTCGTCGTCGCGCACACCCCGATCAACGAGCTCCTCACCAAGTTCGTCATGACCCAGGCCGGCGCTCAGGCCGAGCAGGCCAGGCCCGCCGAGTGCCCGACCTGCGGCAGCACCTGGGCCGAGTTCCGTGAGAAGGGGCTTCTCGGCTGTCCCGACTGCTACGACACCTTCGAGGAGCAGCTCACGCCGCTGCTCTCGCGCGCCCACGAGGGGGCGACGCACCACGTCGGCAGAACGCCTAAACGCGCCGGCATCTCCGCCGGGCTGCATCGCGAGCTGACGGCGCTTCGGCGCGAGCTCGAGGACGCGATCCGCTCCGAGGAATACGAGAAGGCCGCGTCGATCCGCGACCGCATCCGCAAACTCCACGGCGAGCAGGGGGGCGAGCCCGAGTCGAAACCCGCGCGCACGGCGCCGGCCGAGCAGGGCAAAGCCCGGCGCGCGGGCGACCAGCGACCAGAGGAGGAGCGCGGGTGA
- a CDS encoding protein arginine kinase: MSSRIRFARNIAGFPFPHRAKRDERRELLTLVRDRAINSHLASQLLWVDLEESPTIERLVLHERHLISKQHARASEPRAVAISAPDEWLSIMVNEEDHLRIQVMRSGLALEEALKHIEEVDEKLEDRLDYAFSQRFGFLTACPTNVGTGLRVSAMLHMPALKLTGEIDKVRRAAKALNIAVRGFYGEGSEAAGDIYQLSNQTTLGRTEHDLLAELSERIIPEVIQYERHARGVLMEKRRSFLEDRVHRALGTLLHARMIDAEESLQQLSLVRLGIQVGVIKEVGLEPVNQLILLSQPAHLQRLAGREMDQNERRVERATLIRQRLRA, translated from the coding sequence ATGTCGTCGCGCATCCGGTTCGCGCGCAACATCGCCGGGTTCCCCTTCCCGCATCGCGCGAAGCGCGACGAGCGGCGAGAACTCCTCACCCTCGTGCGCGACCGCGCGATCAATTCTCACCTCGCGTCCCAGCTGCTCTGGGTTGATCTCGAGGAATCACCGACGATCGAGCGCCTCGTCCTGCACGAGCGACACCTGATCTCCAAGCAGCACGCCCGCGCGAGCGAGCCGCGCGCCGTCGCGATCTCGGCGCCCGACGAGTGGCTCTCGATCATGGTCAACGAAGAGGACCACCTGCGCATTCAGGTCATGCGCAGCGGGCTGGCGCTCGAAGAGGCGCTCAAGCACATCGAGGAGGTCGACGAGAAGCTCGAAGACCGCCTCGACTACGCCTTCTCGCAGCGGTTTGGCTTCCTCACCGCCTGCCCGACCAATGTCGGCACCGGCCTGCGCGTCTCGGCCATGCTGCACATGCCGGCACTGAAACTCACTGGCGAAATCGACAAGGTCCGGCGCGCCGCCAAGGCGCTCAACATCGCTGTGCGAGGGTTCTACGGCGAGGGCTCCGAGGCCGCGGGCGACATCTATCAGCTCTCCAACCAGACCACGCTGGGACGCACCGAGCACGACCTGCTCGCCGAACTCTCCGAACGCATCATCCCCGAGGTGATCCAGTACGAGCGCCACGCGCGCGGCGTGCTGATGGAGAAGCGTCGAAGCTTCCTCGAGGACCGCGTCCATCGCGCGCTCGGGACGCTGCTCCACGCGCGCATGATCGACGCCGAGGAATCGCTCCAGCAGCTCAGTCTCGTCCGCCTGGGCATCCAGGTCGGCGTCATCAAGGAGGTCGGGCTCGAGCCGGTGAACCAGCTCATCCTGCTCTCCCAGCCGGCCCACCTCCAGCGCCTCGCCGGGCGCGAGATGGACCAGAACGAGCGCCGCGTCGAGCGCGCGACGCTTATCCGCCAGCGCCTGCGCGCCTGA
- a CDS encoding ComF family protein, which produces MSGENQRSSEIAPLPAVPAPFVWPPLPPGPAPGGSPAPASIPSRAPDPSPARGSSAIEFLRRIEAFWLAPVASPLARRIEELGWKPDDFDEYCNRCGGDVGPGEEDEFGCARCRQWKHPWSRFVRLGAYEGDLASWIKEVKFTRHAPLGVALGRVLAARLREAGLPGERVCVVPVGMSLRRRWARGIDHAGVIGEGVALGLGAPLVRGLRRSHRASQRRQESRAARERNAKGSFTLRGGIDLGGWTVVLVDDVSTTGATLRAASRALRARRREGRPESIWAATLGVTPERRRGAPAGGCA; this is translated from the coding sequence ATGTCCGGCGAGAACCAACGCAGCAGCGAGATCGCCCCGCTTCCGGCAGTCCCGGCTCCGTTCGTGTGGCCGCCCCTGCCGCCCGGTCCGGCGCCGGGGGGGTCGCCCGCCCCTGCGTCCATCCCTTCTCGCGCTCCTGATCCCTCGCCAGCAAGGGGGTCGTCGGCGATCGAGTTTCTGCGCCGGATCGAGGCGTTCTGGCTCGCGCCCGTCGCGTCGCCGCTCGCGCGGCGCATCGAAGAACTCGGCTGGAAACCCGATGATTTCGACGAGTATTGCAACCGCTGCGGCGGCGACGTCGGCCCGGGCGAAGAGGACGAGTTCGGGTGCGCGCGCTGCCGCCAGTGGAAGCACCCGTGGTCGCGATTCGTGCGTCTGGGCGCCTACGAGGGCGACCTGGCGTCGTGGATCAAAGAGGTGAAGTTCACGCGGCACGCGCCGCTCGGGGTGGCGCTTGGGAGGGTGCTCGCCGCGCGCCTGCGAGAGGCGGGCTTGCCCGGGGAGCGGGTCTGCGTCGTCCCGGTGGGGATGAGTCTGCGTCGGCGATGGGCGAGGGGCATCGACCACGCCGGGGTGATCGGGGAGGGGGTGGCGCTGGGGCTCGGGGCGCCGCTGGTCCGGGGCCTGCGGCGATCGCACCGGGCGAGCCAGCGCCGGCAGGAGAGCCGGGCGGCCCGGGAACGGAATGCGAAGGGGTCGTTCACCCTCCGCGGGGGGATCGATCTGGGGGGCTGGACGGTGGTGCTGGTGGACGATGTCTCGACGACCGGGGCGACGCTGCGAGCGGCGAGCCGGGCGCTGCGTGCGCGTCGGCGGGAGGGTCGTCCGGAGTCGATCTGGGCGGCGACGCTGGGGGTCACGCCCGAGAGGCGTCGAGGGGCGCCGGCCGGTGGTTGTGCGTGA
- the truB gene encoding tRNA pseudouridine(55) synthase TruB has product MSRGRKNHRPDLNGVLVVDKPYAMTSAKIVGIVRKRTAGAKVGHAGTLDPLATGVLVLCLGKATKQIESLMGTEKRYLADLDLSAFSPSDDLETEPDPVPVDRPPTIDQVRDACSRFVGEIEQRPPTYSAVQIKGERAYDLVRAGRLLERPAAKRIRIDAIEVFAYEWPRLTLDIRSGRGVYIRSLARDLGEALGTGGMLTALRRTAVGRFKVEDAWTLETLPEQVGAEHLLTLTTPAPTHAPADSPCAEA; this is encoded by the coding sequence GTGAGCAGAGGACGCAAAAACCACAGACCCGACCTCAACGGCGTCCTCGTCGTCGACAAGCCCTACGCCATGACCTCGGCGAAGATCGTCGGCATCGTCCGCAAACGCACCGCCGGGGCGAAGGTCGGGCACGCCGGCACGCTCGACCCCCTCGCCACCGGCGTGCTCGTGCTCTGCCTGGGTAAGGCCACGAAACAGATCGAGTCGCTGATGGGCACCGAGAAACGATACCTCGCCGACCTCGATCTTTCGGCGTTCTCCCCGAGCGACGACCTCGAGACCGAGCCCGATCCGGTCCCGGTCGATCGCCCCCCCACCATCGATCAGGTGCGCGACGCGTGCTCGCGGTTCGTGGGCGAGATCGAGCAGCGCCCCCCCACCTATTCCGCGGTGCAGATCAAGGGCGAGCGCGCGTACGACCTCGTGCGCGCCGGCAGACTGCTCGAACGACCGGCTGCGAAAAGAATCCGCATCGACGCGATCGAGGTCTTCGCGTACGAATGGCCGCGCCTCACGCTCGACATCCGCTCGGGTCGCGGCGTCTACATCCGCTCGCTCGCGCGCGACCTGGGCGAGGCGCTGGGTACGGGCGGCATGCTCACGGCGCTGCGCCGCACAGCGGTCGGCCGGTTCAAGGTCGAGGACGCGTGGACGCTGGAGACACTGCCGGAGCAGGTCGGGGCGGAGCATTTGCTCACGCTCACGACCCCTGCGCCGACGCACGCGCCGGCAGACTCTCCGTGCGCGGAGGCATGA